The Papaver somniferum cultivar HN1 chromosome 3, ASM357369v1, whole genome shotgun sequence genome includes a region encoding these proteins:
- the LOC113358210 gene encoding uncharacterized protein LOC113358210: MEMKQQAQELYLKENRMKKNQHFWRVMDDTELSLAPSTQSMNCSSSESETDSSKKRKYYWDDVKKEPSFTQTSLELQLKDPLPLDWEQCLDLQSGRMYYVNRKSSKKSWNCPTEQNLDLKLNMSTLTSSDGSSSSSTEMLEGSKKQNSSSSNTMFAVACLKCHLLVMLCKSSPSCPNCKYVNPLPTQQSPRPKTINSLNTLSLLN, encoded by the exons ATGGAAATGAAACAGCAAGCACAAGAGCTATACTTGAAGGAAAACAGGATGAAGAAAAACCAGCACttttggagagttatggacgatACTGAACTTTCGTTAGCTCCTTCTACTCAGAGTATGAATTGTTCCTCTTCTGAATCAGAAACTGATTCATCGAAGAAGAGAAAGTATTATTGGGATGATGTTAAAAAGGAACCTAGTTTTACTCAAACTAGTCTTGAACTTCAACTTAAAGATCCACTACCATTAGATTGGGAACAATGTCTTGATCTTCAA TCTGGGAGAATGTATTATGTCAACAGAAAATCTTCGAAGAAAAGTTGGAATTGTCCTACAGAACAGAACTTAGACCTCAAATTAAACATGTCAACACTTACAAGTtcagatggaagcagcagcagtagcactgAGATGCTTGAAGGTTCAAAGAAGCAAAACTCATCGAGCAGTAATACTATGTTTGCTGTTGCTTGTTTGAAATGTCATCTTCTTGTCATGCTCTGCAAGTCATCACCATCTTGCCCCAACTGCAAGTATGTGAATCCACTGCCAACCCAACAAAGCCCAAGGCCGAAAACCATCAACTCCCTCAACACACTCAGTCTCCTGAATTAG